The Xiphophorus hellerii strain 12219 chromosome 5, Xiphophorus_hellerii-4.1, whole genome shotgun sequence genome window below encodes:
- the ier2b gene encoding immediate early response 2b: MSATTAMEVNIEARRILAVSISKLYASRTQRGGLRLHRSLLLSLVMKSARDIYHSSRESEAPSGGQSAPEEPMDTSSSPVLPEPQPEPLSDRNSSETAPEESDSKVDDYDFDIIEEKENLSPARQSRKRRGKASAAPDFLPSKRARLEPGEERYDAPLASCRVGAGESLATLSLNQVIPAF; this comes from the coding sequence ATGAGTGCCACAACAGCAATGGAAGTCAACATCGAAGCCAGGCGGATACTGGCCGTGTCGATAAGTAAGCTGTACGCCTCTCGGACTCAGAGAGGGGGACTGAGGCTTCACCGGAGCCTCCTGCTGTCCTTGGTCATGAAGTCTGCCCGGGACATCTACCACTCCTCCCGGGAGAGCGAGGCGCCGAGCGGAGGGCAGTCAGCTCCGGAGGAGCCGATGGACACCAGCTCCAGCCCGGTGCTGCCGGAGCCTCAGCCGGAGCCCCTGTCGGACAGAAACTCCTCAGAGACTGCCCCAGAGGAGTCGGACAGTAAGGTGGATGACTATGATTTCGACATTATCGAAGAAAAAGAGAACCTGAGCCCGGCGAGGCAGTCCAGGAAACGCCGGGGCAAAGCGTCGGCGGCGCCCGACTTCCTTCCCAGCAAGAGGGCGAGGCTAGAGCCCGGGGAGGAGAGGTATGACGCTCCGTTGGCCAGCTGTCGCGTCGGGGCTGGAGAGTCCCTGGCCACTTTGTCTCTGAATCAAGTCATACCTGCCTTctga